The Vibrio chagasii genome includes a region encoding these proteins:
- the accD gene encoding acetyl-CoA carboxylase, carboxyltransferase subunit beta, whose translation MSWLEKLLNKNNLKRNLKASIPEGVWISCPSCTQTLYHIALKENLQVCPKCGHHMRMTARLRLDTFLDNSERTELGTQYLPIDLLSFKDNKRYTERLASAQKSTGEKDALVVMKGELLGMPVVACAFEFAFMAGSMGSVVGARFVDAVNEAIESNCALVCFSACGGARMQESLMALMQMAKTSAALKRLSEAKLPYISVLTDQTFGGVSASLAMLGDINIDEPRARIGFAGRRVIEQTVREKLPEGFQQSEFLLEHGALDMIVDRRNMRKKVARLIAMMTNTTHQKRELKERRHLI comes from the coding sequence ATGAGCTGGCTAGAAAAACTATTGAATAAGAACAACTTAAAACGTAATCTCAAAGCGTCAATCCCAGAAGGTGTCTGGATCAGCTGCCCTTCTTGTACTCAAACCTTGTACCATATCGCACTCAAGGAAAACCTACAGGTGTGTCCAAAATGTGGGCATCATATGCGCATGACAGCACGTCTTCGCTTAGACACATTTCTCGATAACAGCGAGCGAACGGAGTTAGGCACTCAATATCTACCAATAGATCTGCTCAGTTTTAAAGACAACAAACGCTATACCGAGCGACTGGCCTCTGCACAAAAAAGTACAGGAGAAAAAGATGCACTGGTCGTGATGAAGGGCGAGCTACTTGGAATGCCAGTTGTCGCATGTGCTTTCGAATTTGCTTTTATGGCTGGGTCAATGGGATCCGTTGTAGGCGCTCGATTTGTGGATGCAGTCAATGAAGCAATTGAATCAAACTGCGCACTGGTATGTTTTTCAGCCTGCGGGGGAGCGCGCATGCAAGAATCACTCATGGCGTTGATGCAAATGGCGAAAACCAGCGCTGCGCTCAAACGATTGTCTGAAGCTAAACTGCCCTATATCTCGGTACTCACCGACCAAACCTTTGGCGGTGTCTCAGCCAGTTTAGCCATGCTGGGCGATATCAATATCGATGAGCCTAGAGCGAGAATCGGGTTCGCGGGTCGAAGAGTCATTGAACAAACGGTACGGGAAAAGCTACCTGAAGGTTTTCAACAGAGTGAATTCTTACTCGAACATGGTGCTTTAGACATGATTGTAGATAGGCGCAACATGCGTAAAAAAGTGGCAAGACTTATCGCCATGATGACCAACACCACCCATCAAAAGCGTGAGCTGAAAGAGCGAAGGCACTTAATATAG
- a CDS encoding LysR family transcriptional regulator, with protein MLDKIDQQWLKSFHCIYENNSFKRAAEFLCLPTSNVSRHIALLEQQLDVRLFVRSTRRIAPTEAGEHLYQRTKPLLDKLNQAIEEVTQHSQDVQGQLNILVPDSAELAQAVIAFCNQYPSISLCCDTSISPQEDLIDGFDVIVSFHRGKLEDNSWIAKEIQRWPSVVVASPKLLQSCSKPFQITDLKHVPCISSFTALNGTPWVFTDDNGEWVTQRVKSAFKVNSGQLAKAGALAGLGFAILPAELCCEEIEAGELEIVELEYQPADLVLYAFYASRKHIAKKVPAFITHLQQRAKTKQ; from the coding sequence ATGCTGGATAAAATTGATCAGCAATGGCTAAAGAGTTTTCATTGTATTTATGAGAACAATAGCTTCAAAAGAGCGGCAGAGTTTCTGTGTTTACCGACTTCAAATGTTAGCCGACATATCGCGTTGTTAGAGCAACAACTAGATGTAAGACTGTTTGTGAGAAGCACGCGTCGTATCGCTCCAACAGAAGCTGGCGAGCATCTTTATCAGCGTACGAAGCCCTTGTTGGATAAACTCAATCAGGCGATAGAAGAGGTCACACAACACTCTCAAGACGTACAGGGACAATTAAACATCTTAGTGCCGGACTCTGCCGAATTAGCTCAAGCTGTTATTGCCTTTTGCAACCAGTACCCTTCGATATCACTGTGTTGTGATACTAGCATTAGTCCACAAGAGGACTTGATCGATGGCTTTGACGTTATTGTCAGTTTTCATAGAGGAAAGCTAGAAGACAACAGCTGGATCGCTAAAGAAATCCAACGCTGGCCGAGTGTTGTCGTTGCCTCACCTAAACTACTTCAAAGCTGCTCAAAACCGTTTCAGATTACAGATTTAAAACACGTGCCTTGTATCAGTAGCTTTACCGCACTGAACGGTACACCTTGGGTTTTTACAGACGATAATGGTGAATGGGTAACGCAGCGAGTCAAATCAGCATTTAAGGTTAATAGTGGTCAGCTTGCTAAGGCTGGAGCATTGGCCGGTTTAGGCTTTGCGATACTACCAGCTGAACTTTGTTGTGAAGAGATTGAAGCTGGTGAACTAGAAATCGTAGAACTCGAATATCAGCCTGCAGACTTAGTTCTGTATGCGTTTTATGCCTCAAGAAAACACATAGCGAAGAAGGTTCCCGCCTTTATAACGCATTTGCAGCAGCGTGCGAAAACAAAGCAGTAG
- the rcnR gene encoding Ni(II)/Co(II)-binding transcriptional repressor RcnR yields the protein MSHTAKDQKKLKARVSKIQGQVNGLKKMLDNDEQQCQDVLQQIAAIRGAVNGLMREVIKGHLLEHVVLEDDKVQREEDMEVVLKVLDSYIK from the coding sequence ATGTCACATACCGCCAAAGATCAGAAAAAACTAAAGGCCCGAGTTAGTAAAATACAAGGTCAGGTCAATGGTTTGAAAAAGATGCTCGATAACGACGAGCAACAGTGCCAAGACGTACTGCAGCAAATCGCAGCGATTCGTGGCGCAGTGAATGGCTTGATGAGGGAGGTCATTAAAGGTCATCTTCTAGAGCATGTGGTACTAGAAGATGACAAAGTTCAGCGTGAAGAAGATATGGAAGTGGTACTGAAAGTATTGGATTCATACATCAAATAG
- a CDS encoding DUF1289 domain-containing protein: protein MKKQKSPCIDMCDFSHSKGWCLGCGRTREECKAWKSMKPYAVNVLKKELVKRKAQMNR from the coding sequence ATGAAAAAACAGAAAAGCCCTTGTATTGATATGTGCGACTTTTCACACAGTAAAGGGTGGTGTTTAGGCTGTGGTAGAACACGAGAAGAGTGTAAGGCTTGGAAATCAATGAAGCCTTACGCTGTTAATGTTCTCAAGAAAGAGCTAGTAAAAAGAAAGGCTCAAATGAACCGCTAA
- a CDS encoding metallophosphoesterase family protein produces MNTIYQISDCHLSDEFSYGNLRRALEYVNNDQECEVIFLTGDICCKPQPGDYVHLETFVRHLTNKSIYAIAGNHDDSRLMREELKGSTICVTDRATICGREFLFLDSSLKPKDSVHPLGSGRIDNRGLAKLKKQLRKASHPIIVIHHPIIPVGADWMKAIRLENDFSIMKVLQKYRVREVICGHGHDQITTTQHGMTQYMAPSTAYGFDHSIEEYNRSDKIGLSKISVSQHSFDYLAIYL; encoded by the coding sequence ATGAACACCATTTACCAAATCAGTGACTGCCACCTCTCCGATGAATTCAGCTATGGAAATCTACGTCGAGCTCTTGAATACGTCAATAACGATCAAGAATGCGAAGTTATTTTCCTAACAGGTGACATTTGCTGTAAACCCCAACCCGGTGACTATGTTCACTTAGAAACGTTCGTTCGACACCTTACCAACAAATCTATTTATGCGATTGCAGGCAACCATGATGACTCTCGCTTAATGCGTGAAGAGCTTAAAGGTTCGACGATCTGCGTAACCGATAGAGCCACCATTTGTGGTCGTGAATTTCTATTTCTCGATTCTAGTCTCAAACCCAAAGACAGCGTTCATCCACTCGGTTCAGGACGTATCGATAATCGAGGTCTGGCCAAATTAAAAAAACAGCTGAGAAAAGCCAGCCATCCTATCATTGTTATTCACCACCCCATAATCCCTGTCGGTGCCGATTGGATGAAAGCAATCCGCCTTGAGAACGATTTTTCCATAATGAAAGTGCTTCAGAAATATAGAGTGAGAGAAGTCATTTGTGGTCATGGGCATGATCAAATAACAACGACACAACACGGCATGACCCAGTATATGGCACCTTCTACAGCTTACGGGTTCGACCACTCTATTGAGGAGTACAATCGCAGTGATAAAATTGGATTAAGTAAGATATCCGTATCGCAACACTCATTTGATTATCTGGCTATCTACCTTTGA
- the panB gene encoding 3-methyl-2-oxobutanoate hydroxymethyltransferase has protein sequence MSTHTSKTKITTAKIKSMKGKGRIVSLTAYTKNITQLMDPYVDLIIVGDSLGMVAFGFDSTLPVTIEMMISHGSAVVRGAETSCVIVDMPFGSYQESKQLAYKNAAKVMAQTGAQGIKIEGGPEMLETVEFLIQRGIPVMPHIGLCPQYANVLGGFKVQGKTQHQRDYLIETARKFEKVGAFSLLVEGVDELTAREITRSVSIPTIGIGASPECDGQVLVTEDMLGLFTEYTPKFVKKYIDLSQLIKTSFSEYEQEVRNRAFPTREHCFD, from the coding sequence GTGAGTACACATACCTCAAAAACAAAAATCACAACCGCTAAGATAAAAAGCATGAAAGGAAAAGGGCGAATAGTGTCACTCACTGCCTATACAAAAAACATAACGCAACTAATGGATCCTTATGTCGATCTTATTATTGTTGGTGACTCGCTAGGCATGGTGGCTTTTGGCTTTGACTCTACATTGCCAGTTACCATAGAAATGATGATTTCCCACGGTTCAGCCGTAGTCCGTGGTGCCGAAACATCTTGCGTAATAGTAGATATGCCCTTTGGCAGCTACCAGGAATCGAAACAATTAGCTTATAAAAATGCAGCCAAAGTTATGGCTCAGACAGGTGCCCAAGGTATCAAAATCGAAGGTGGCCCCGAAATGCTCGAAACAGTGGAGTTTCTAATTCAAAGAGGTATACCGGTAATGCCTCATATTGGCCTATGCCCTCAATACGCCAACGTATTAGGTGGTTTTAAGGTTCAAGGAAAAACACAACACCAAAGGGACTACCTCATCGAAACAGCACGAAAATTCGAAAAAGTTGGAGCCTTTTCATTACTTGTTGAAGGCGTCGATGAGCTTACAGCTCGAGAAATCACCCGATCTGTATCGATCCCGACTATTGGTATCGGAGCTTCACCCGAATGTGATGGTCAGGTGTTAGTGACCGAAGACATGCTTGGTTTATTCACTGAATATACACCTAAGTTTGTCAAAAAATACATCGACCTAAGCCAGCTGATCAAAACATCATTTAGTGAATATGAACAAGAAGTGAGAAATAGGGCATTCCCTACTCGTGAGCATTGCTTCGATTAA
- a CDS encoding AraC family transcriptional regulator — protein sequence MSMNREYLSTMISTYPPSKESFENLCSECKVVARSIPKGANVEAHSHAWVQLLYAKEGALFLYLDRSKERMLVSPQQGVLIPAGVRHSVGTLSNVELVSLYMPSEIFDFCSVKAQLVEINSFLKSLLIEMERTPTSNDEGGQKLLVDLVFHRLKSARRLFTSAPMPHDRRVLQCISSVGIKSICSMDKREFALLSNVSESTLSRIIRIDTNLSYRQWKSQLVVHVAIDEMLKGKSVSGISSELGYDSPSSFIHMFKMMTGRSPARFIELLRG from the coding sequence ATGTCAATGAATAGAGAATATTTATCAACAATGATTTCAACCTACCCACCTTCGAAAGAGTCATTTGAAAACTTGTGTAGCGAATGCAAAGTGGTCGCTCGTTCAATTCCCAAAGGGGCAAATGTTGAGGCACACAGCCATGCATGGGTTCAGTTGCTTTATGCGAAAGAAGGTGCGTTGTTTTTGTATTTAGACAGATCCAAGGAGAGGATGCTTGTGTCTCCTCAGCAGGGAGTATTGATTCCGGCTGGCGTTAGACATTCGGTAGGAACGTTGAGCAACGTAGAACTTGTTAGCCTTTACATGCCTTCAGAGATCTTTGATTTTTGCTCAGTCAAAGCTCAGCTTGTGGAGATCAATTCTTTCTTAAAATCGCTGTTAATTGAGATGGAAAGAACTCCAACAAGTAATGATGAGGGTGGCCAAAAGTTACTCGTTGATTTGGTCTTTCACCGTCTGAAAAGCGCTAGACGGCTGTTTACTAGCGCTCCTATGCCTCATGATAGACGCGTGCTTCAATGCATATCTTCGGTAGGAATTAAGTCAATATGTAGTATGGACAAGCGAGAGTTTGCATTGCTTTCAAACGTTTCAGAAAGCACATTGTCAAGAATTATACGTATTGACACTAACTTGAGTTATCGACAATGGAAAAGTCAGCTCGTCGTTCATGTCGCTATTGACGAAATGCTAAAGGGTAAAAGTGTTAGCGGGATTTCCTCTGAGCTAGGTTATGACTCCCCATCATCATTTATTCACATGTTTAAGATGATGACAGGAAGAAGCCCGGCGAGATTTATTGAGTTACTTAGAGGTTGA
- a CDS encoding EAL domain-containing protein encodes MFANKKTSPTTLVFLSFIPCVLALTLLYLNFGRYLDEQANQKALSIVQKVDEILEFGEETNTSALKLLLNSNACEDEALALRHLVATIPYVRSANLAKDNVIFCTSIWGEGNSKYDPTAYTSGQLLLLNGSKVDTSHPLIVVRSTLDDHAALSGIDSLYLRESLTSGSKLRSFIAVGDKWLDSKELTVKTNPVEKLISWHQVSSKQFPYSAHAGFAYPNMLTAFWAKDKQYIVAIILLQTLFALYLIWLSRRPSNLYLEIERAMERKEFVPYAQPIVNSKTRAIQGIEILLRWKHPVQGIVRPDLFIPKAETSGLIVPMTHQLMRLTAMQIKPFIDKLPSGFHVGINISPQHCSKGTLLEACQEFIDIIDCDDVTLVLELTEREALNYCDLTDDIFGKIKALGCKIAIDDFGTGHSSLVNLQKVDLDYLKIDQTFVRDIGVDTITGHLLQHMITLSHDLSLDVIAEGVETEQQADYLRERSVNYLQGFLFAKPIPLEEFLKNQTSR; translated from the coding sequence ATGTTTGCAAACAAAAAAACTAGCCCAACAACGCTAGTATTTCTTTCTTTTATACCTTGTGTTCTAGCGCTCACGCTTTTGTATCTAAACTTTGGCCGCTATCTCGATGAACAAGCGAACCAGAAAGCATTGAGCATCGTTCAAAAGGTAGATGAGATTCTTGAGTTTGGTGAAGAGACCAACACGAGTGCTTTAAAGCTATTGCTAAACTCTAATGCCTGTGAAGATGAAGCCCTAGCCCTTAGACATCTGGTAGCAACCATACCTTACGTACGAAGTGCCAATCTAGCGAAAGACAATGTTATCTTCTGCACCTCTATTTGGGGTGAAGGCAATTCCAAATATGATCCTACCGCATACACTTCAGGACAATTACTGCTGCTTAATGGAAGTAAAGTTGATACTTCTCACCCTCTTATCGTGGTGAGGTCAACGTTGGATGATCACGCAGCATTAAGTGGGATTGATAGCCTTTACCTAAGAGAGTCGCTCACTTCAGGCAGCAAGTTGCGGTCATTTATTGCAGTCGGTGATAAGTGGCTTGATAGTAAAGAGTTGACCGTAAAGACAAACCCAGTAGAAAAACTCATTTCTTGGCATCAAGTATCATCAAAACAGTTTCCTTATAGCGCACATGCAGGTTTTGCTTACCCAAACATGCTGACGGCATTCTGGGCTAAAGATAAGCAATACATTGTAGCCATCATACTGCTGCAAACTCTGTTTGCCCTTTATCTTATATGGCTATCAAGGCGTCCCTCTAATCTATACCTCGAAATTGAACGTGCAATGGAGAGAAAAGAGTTTGTCCCATACGCTCAGCCGATTGTGAATAGTAAAACTCGTGCAATACAAGGCATAGAGATTCTATTGAGGTGGAAACACCCAGTACAAGGTATCGTGAGACCAGATCTGTTCATTCCTAAGGCTGAAACCTCTGGTCTTATTGTACCTATGACACACCAATTGATGCGGCTCACAGCTATGCAAATTAAGCCTTTCATAGACAAGCTACCTAGTGGTTTCCATGTGGGTATAAACATCTCACCCCAGCACTGTTCGAAAGGCACATTGCTAGAGGCGTGTCAGGAATTTATCGATATTATTGACTGTGACGACGTTACTCTAGTTCTAGAACTCACAGAAAGAGAAGCGCTAAACTACTGCGATTTAACCGATGATATTTTCGGGAAAATCAAAGCGCTCGGATGCAAGATAGCAATAGATGACTTTGGTACGGGTCACTCCTCTTTGGTTAACTTACAAAAAGTAGACCTCGACTACCTAAAGATTGACCAAACCTTTGTCCGAGACATTGGCGTTGACACAATCACAGGCCACCTACTTCAACACATGATCACCTTATCGCACGATTTATCTCTAGATGTCATCGCTGAAGGCGTCGAAACAGAGCAACAAGCAGATTATTTAAGAGAGCGAAGCGTCAACTACCTACAGGGCTTCTTGTTCGCTAAACCGATTCCACTTGAAGAGTTTTTGAAGAACCAAACAAGCCGTTGA
- a CDS encoding YcxB family protein — MSKDSGFTTEYTLDKAFFAECYDQTSVPTQFPKAYLKAFLFLLFGWVLLEFELLPSGYVGWFFIVLSVIEAFSVYCKRTWWLWRQRISSGAGSKVVFKGDLDGVSYKNYKTTNTIKWNQIDELEETDLGFIIHIGKQRQYVSKSCLSDDAITFMVEQHKASKAN; from the coding sequence ATGTCTAAAGATTCCGGTTTCACCACAGAGTACACCCTCGACAAAGCTTTCTTTGCTGAGTGCTATGACCAAACGAGCGTCCCGACTCAATTCCCAAAAGCGTATTTGAAGGCGTTTTTGTTTCTTCTTTTTGGTTGGGTTCTACTTGAGTTTGAACTATTACCGAGCGGCTACGTTGGTTGGTTCTTCATTGTATTGAGTGTTATCGAAGCGTTCAGCGTATATTGCAAACGAACCTGGTGGTTGTGGCGACAAAGAATCAGCTCTGGCGCTGGCAGCAAAGTGGTATTTAAAGGTGATTTAGATGGCGTGAGTTACAAAAACTATAAGACCACCAACACGATCAAGTGGAACCAGATCGACGAGCTTGAGGAGACTGACCTTGGCTTTATCATTCATATTGGGAAGCAACGCCAATACGTGAGCAAATCGTGCCTAAGTGATGACGCGATTACTTTCATGGTTGAGCAACATAAAGCATCAAAAGCTAACTAA
- a CDS encoding nickel/cobalt transporter — MQKNQTKYYLTGVLAFTLVAVGAYQLWVMWPSLVISSIQWQREVNSELADLLYDAKSNPWGAGSYLIGVSFIYGMLHSLGPGHGKVIVSTYLATHPTKAKASLVLTVVSAFLQALVAILLASVLLWGFSASMRMVNDKANMFVSLSFALVAVVGALICWKALKNIYTTMRTPKLKVKAITTLAADTSSPISVQSSMALRSSVPAGSMMLKPSNALQSAEHAHTDHSQTDCGCGHQHVADADAINKASTLREYAGIIVTIGVRPCTGAIMVLLFANMVGLYWMGVVSAFAMAIGTAFTTSTIAIMTLTGKNLVKRYLAAGNKNNSASLKAAGHYLQLFGGVLLVLIGLLLMSGQESGMSPVFTM, encoded by the coding sequence ATGCAGAAAAATCAAACAAAATACTACCTTACAGGTGTCCTTGCCTTCACACTCGTTGCCGTCGGTGCATACCAACTGTGGGTTATGTGGCCATCATTGGTGATATCCAGCATTCAATGGCAAAGAGAAGTTAATTCAGAACTTGCCGACCTCCTCTATGATGCGAAGTCTAACCCTTGGGGCGCAGGTAGCTACCTTATCGGGGTCAGCTTTATCTACGGTATGCTTCACTCACTTGGACCAGGACACGGCAAAGTCATCGTTTCGACCTACTTAGCTACTCACCCAACAAAAGCAAAAGCCAGTTTAGTGCTAACGGTTGTTTCTGCATTTTTACAAGCATTAGTCGCAATATTATTAGCAAGCGTGTTGCTATGGGGCTTTAGCGCTTCTATGCGAATGGTGAATGACAAAGCCAATATGTTTGTCTCGTTGAGTTTCGCGTTAGTCGCGGTAGTGGGTGCATTGATCTGTTGGAAGGCTCTTAAAAACATCTACACCACAATGCGTACACCAAAATTGAAAGTGAAAGCGATCACCACCTTAGCTGCCGATACGTCTTCGCCAATTTCAGTCCAATCATCAATGGCCCTTCGCTCATCAGTACCTGCTGGTTCAATGATGTTGAAGCCATCTAACGCATTACAAAGTGCTGAACACGCTCACACAGATCATTCTCAAACGGATTGTGGATGCGGCCACCAGCATGTTGCCGATGCAGACGCTATAAACAAAGCTTCAACACTTCGTGAATATGCAGGAATCATCGTTACGATTGGCGTAAGGCCATGTACAGGTGCGATTATGGTTCTGCTTTTCGCAAACATGGTTGGCTTATATTGGATGGGCGTTGTCAGTGCCTTTGCCATGGCGATAGGTACCGCGTTCACAACCTCGACGATTGCAATCATGACACTAACAGGCAAAAACTTGGTAAAACGCTATTTGGCTGCAGGTAACAAGAATAACAGTGCGTCACTGAAAGCTGCAGGTCATTACTTACAACTGTTTGGTGGTGTTTTACTTGTCTTAATTGGCTTGTTGCTAATGAGTGGACAAGAGAGCGGTATGTCGCCGGTGTTTACTATGTAA
- a CDS encoding DUF1007 family protein: MKPLFSLIKVLRCLSSRYLCRFPTRLRSVKHLPLWLAMLTFAPNLHAHPHSWIEMKTHIEGENGMITGFSMEWSFDAMTSMYMLDGEDVSPEKEEETFKNLAASVIENMMYEHYFTYFYNGEEPIKYQVAEHAKFERDKAKMVLTFDLPLSKPKPVTRDSLRMLIFDPSYFVDMSWIANDDVALSPELARQCKLEIIEPNPTPEQMSYAMSLPADADPDNTLGQLFTQSVELHCAAVPGS; the protein is encoded by the coding sequence ATGAAACCGCTATTTAGTCTAATCAAGGTGCTCAGGTGCCTCTCCTCACGATATTTATGTCGTTTCCCAACGCGATTACGCTCTGTTAAGCATTTACCTCTTTGGTTAGCGATGCTGACTTTTGCTCCGAACCTGCATGCACACCCCCACTCTTGGATCGAAATGAAAACTCATATAGAGGGTGAGAATGGCATGATCACCGGTTTTTCAATGGAGTGGTCTTTTGACGCAATGACCTCTATGTATATGCTGGATGGCGAAGACGTTTCTCCAGAAAAAGAGGAAGAAACGTTCAAGAACCTTGCGGCCTCAGTGATCGAAAACATGATGTATGAACATTACTTTACTTATTTCTACAATGGTGAGGAGCCAATTAAATATCAGGTTGCTGAACATGCCAAATTCGAGCGTGATAAAGCCAAAATGGTTCTCACGTTCGACCTACCACTTTCAAAGCCAAAGCCAGTAACACGTGATTCGCTTCGTATGTTGATTTTTGATCCGAGCTATTTTGTCGATATGTCGTGGATCGCTAATGACGATGTGGCGTTATCTCCAGAGCTCGCAAGACAATGTAAGTTAGAAATTATCGAGCCGAACCCAACGCCTGAGCAAATGAGTTATGCGATGTCGTTACCTGCCGATGCCGACCCAGACAACACATTAGGTCAGCTATTCACTCAGTCGGTCGAGCTTCATTGTGCAGCGGTTCCTGGTTCTTAA
- a CDS encoding sphingomyelin phosphodiesterase — MITKLISATLLCLLFFCSVIKAETNIRILNNTREDLSLFISGDEQVITSTGVNHIRPYSYAEVANLSRYGGIKAGKDYYFFIFLGYEYLTPVVRLKGTAWGSDMSFTLVDPETTHIGDLYSDRAIHGNNKGGYRYYYKADYTGGYDDITFVISEEPTAPLSDANSINILTYNVWLLPYIGEYMNDRDIRIAEAVKNHDVVFMQEVFRRENELRLNADMQRHFQYVSHKLDGGGSNTYDGGVITYSKYPIVEQAQHVFDNCRGTDCAADKGVLYTKIIKDSRPYHLFNLHLGSWNSREHRNIRMLQVGEILAFVERLGLPEDEPVIFGGDFNIAKHKFPLDFTQMLRVLDLQEPSLKGALTYSYDPLVNQNLSDSDQSAQERLDYLLYSNNSSVMASSSKIEVLRSFDDDMWGVWDLSDHLAVSARFEVP; from the coding sequence ATGATCACCAAATTGATAAGTGCGACATTATTATGTTTGTTGTTTTTCTGTAGCGTTATCAAAGCAGAGACGAACATACGTATTTTGAATAACACCCGTGAGGATCTTAGCTTATTTATATCCGGAGATGAGCAAGTTATCACCTCAACCGGCGTCAACCATATTAGGCCTTATAGCTATGCTGAGGTTGCTAACCTGAGTCGATATGGTGGTATAAAAGCAGGCAAAGACTACTACTTTTTTATATTTTTAGGCTACGAATATCTCACTCCTGTAGTCAGGCTAAAAGGAACAGCGTGGGGGTCAGATATGTCTTTTACCCTTGTCGATCCTGAAACCACACATATCGGTGACTTATACAGTGATCGAGCAATTCACGGGAACAATAAAGGGGGGTACCGATACTATTATAAGGCTGATTACACCGGTGGATATGATGATATAACGTTTGTTATAAGTGAAGAACCAACGGCTCCATTATCTGATGCGAATAGCATCAATATACTGACTTACAACGTATGGCTGCTCCCTTATATTGGAGAGTATATGAATGATAGAGATATACGAATTGCTGAAGCGGTCAAGAATCATGACGTGGTTTTTATGCAGGAGGTGTTCAGGCGAGAAAATGAACTACGTTTAAATGCGGACATGCAGCGCCACTTTCAGTATGTCAGTCATAAACTCGATGGTGGTGGCAGTAATACCTACGATGGCGGTGTTATTACTTATAGTAAATATCCCATTGTTGAACAGGCACAACATGTCTTTGATAACTGTCGGGGAACCGATTGTGCGGCAGATAAAGGTGTTCTCTATACCAAGATAATAAAAGATAGCCGCCCTTATCATCTGTTTAACCTGCATCTTGGCTCTTGGAATTCCCGCGAACATCGAAATATACGAATGCTGCAGGTCGGTGAAATACTCGCCTTTGTGGAACGGTTAGGTTTACCGGAGGACGAGCCTGTTATCTTCGGTGGTGATTTCAATATCGCCAAGCACAAGTTTCCGCTCGATTTCACTCAAATGCTAAGAGTATTGGATTTGCAAGAGCCTTCTTTAAAGGGGGCATTGACCTATAGTTACGATCCGCTTGTGAATCAAAACCTATCCGATAGTGATCAATCAGCCCAAGAACGATTGGACTATCTGTTGTATTCAAATAATAGCAGCGTGATGGCGAGTTCCAGCAAAATTGAAGTGTTACGCAGTTTTGACGATGATATGTGGGGTGTGTGGGATTTATCTGACCACCTAGCGGTAAGTGCACGTTTTGAAGTGCCCTAG